From a region of the Janthinobacterium sp. 61 genome:
- a CDS encoding F0F1 ATP synthase subunit delta, whose translation MAELATVARPYAEALFRVAQAGKESSNLAAWSELVSELAQIGSHPEVQAYARNPKVSESDVAATILSLLKSPLNEEVKNFVTLLIENGRISLLPEIGAQFHTLKNGLEGAADAEITSAFDLSEGQTAELVATLEKKFSRKLNPAVTVDPSLLGGVRVVVGDQVLDTSVRAKLQQLHAALVS comes from the coding sequence ATGGCAGAACTCGCAACCGTCGCCCGTCCCTACGCGGAAGCTTTGTTCCGCGTAGCCCAAGCTGGTAAGGAGTCAAGCAACCTCGCGGCGTGGTCCGAACTGGTGTCCGAACTGGCACAGATCGGTAGCCACCCCGAGGTACAGGCGTACGCGCGCAATCCGAAAGTTTCGGAAAGCGACGTTGCCGCCACCATCCTGTCGTTGTTGAAATCGCCGCTCAATGAGGAAGTGAAAAACTTCGTCACGTTGTTGATCGAAAATGGCCGCATCAGCCTGCTGCCGGAAATCGGCGCGCAATTCCATACCTTGAAAAATGGTCTGGAAGGTGCGGCTGACGCCGAGATCACGAGCGCTTTCGATCTGAGCGAAGGCCAAACGGCCGAGCTGGTCGCAACGCTGGAAAAGAAATTCAGTCGTAAGCTCAACCCTGCCGTCACAGTGGATCCATCGCTGCTCGGCGGCGTGCGCGTGGTTGTTGGCGACCAAGTGCTCGATACCTCGGTGCGCGCCAAGCTGCAGCAACTGCACGCTGCATTGGTGTCGTAA